In Brevibacterium zhoupengii, the following are encoded in one genomic region:
- a CDS encoding M48 metallopeptidase family protein — MATQQRWTEEDVLRAIARGEIEVRRSARRKKTISVSKELGTYVLSTPVRYSVEHNIRSLTDLFNRLAARDHSSAEDLVGLADEMSRRYFGGRLRPQSIRWVTNQNISRWASTTTSSGDIRVSHRLQAVPRWVLETVIVHELAHLQIGPHSKAFHELADRHPRQADAKHYLEGFSAGERFSRDGGR; from the coding sequence GTGGCGACTCAACAGCGATGGACCGAAGAGGACGTACTGCGGGCGATCGCCCGCGGCGAGATCGAAGTGCGCCGTTCGGCACGGCGGAAGAAGACCATCTCGGTCTCAAAGGAATTGGGGACGTATGTGCTCAGCACGCCGGTGAGATACAGCGTGGAACACAACATCCGGTCGTTGACCGATCTGTTCAATCGACTGGCGGCCAGGGACCATTCATCGGCGGAGGATCTCGTCGGCTTGGCAGATGAGATGAGCCGACGGTACTTCGGTGGCCGACTGCGTCCTCAGTCGATCAGGTGGGTGACTAACCAGAACATCAGCCGCTGGGCATCCACAACGACCTCATCAGGTGACATCAGGGTCTCTCACCGACTGCAGGCGGTGCCGCGTTGGGTCTTGGAGACGGTCATCGTCCATGAGCTCGCTCATCTGCAGATCGGACCTCACTCCAAAGCCTTCCACGAACTGGCCGACAGGCACCCGAGACAGGCGGATGCGAAGCACTACCTTGAAGGTTTCAGTGCGGGGGAGCGGTTCAGCCGCGATGGAGGTCGCTGA
- a CDS encoding NUDIX hydrolase encodes MIRLDTARAEVGATSASASTGFRPDFEYLFSTVGDAALRREAGGEHITASCVVVDPDTESVLLNHHRKADLWGQFGGHLEAEDDSLCSAAHREAMEESGLSQLSWFSPAPIDLHVHDLSASFGACERHFDVVFAAFASVDQAPTVSEESLAVKWFPLTALPPSLMPDLVVRLPKLYRAAVESQRVSDLHRG; translated from the coding sequence ATGATTCGTCTCGATACCGCCCGCGCCGAGGTCGGGGCGACGTCGGCGTCGGCGTCGACCGGCTTCAGGCCCGACTTCGAGTATTTGTTCTCTACCGTCGGCGATGCCGCGCTGCGACGAGAGGCAGGCGGCGAACATATCACCGCCAGTTGTGTCGTCGTCGATCCCGACACCGAGTCCGTGCTCCTCAACCACCACCGCAAGGCAGACCTTTGGGGCCAATTCGGCGGGCATCTCGAGGCCGAGGATGACAGCCTGTGTTCGGCCGCACACAGGGAAGCCATGGAAGAGAGCGGACTGAGCCAACTGTCCTGGTTCTCCCCTGCCCCGATCGACCTTCACGTCCATGACCTCTCGGCCTCGTTCGGTGCGTGTGAACGACACTTCGATGTGGTGTTCGCCGCATTCGCCTCCGTGGACCAGGCCCCAACAGTCTCGGAGGAGTCTCTGGCTGTGAAGTGGTTCCCGCTGACTGCCCTGCCGCCCTCACTCATGCCTGATCTCGTCGTACGCCTGCCGAAGCTCTATCGGGCGGCTGTGGAGTCGCAGCGAGTCAGCGACCTCCATCGCGGCTGA
- a CDS encoding zinc-dependent metalloprotease, whose amino-acid sequence MSDDNNNEQNPFEQIFGMLFGANGPGSGQGDDKNGNTGPQGFQIDPAMMSTIMNQMQGLFGQGADPQAQATSIAQKSVPTPDPAVGDESVKATTDAFRLAELWLAEATEFSVANRTARTVTRAEWVSETMPGWQKFVLPIKANMSSALTETLETQVPAEMKGILAGASSMFGSMSDSMFAMQIGQAVGALSESVLTGTEVGLPLLPHDAAVLVETNVEKFASEIDVDASEVRIYLAAQELAHLALFERAPWLSAQVETALTRYAQGLKVDTSQIEDMATQIDPSNISDLSDNIRQGLFNPPTTEDQKKALTNLENLLAVIAGWVDVVVYSACAHLPGRDQIREALRRRRATAGPAEKTFSTLVGLEFNPRRLRDAAALFGYLETQGGTEARDKVFSHPDLLPTTQDLDDPLGYSERRHAEWTSESTLDEALSRILAEGIEGTETTDSNTDSTSDSSSDSDSESDNDEDTDDSDGTGGRSEN is encoded by the coding sequence ATGAGCGACGACAACAACAACGAGCAGAATCCGTTCGAACAGATCTTCGGAATGCTCTTCGGAGCGAACGGTCCCGGCTCCGGTCAGGGCGATGACAAGAACGGAAATACGGGGCCGCAGGGCTTTCAGATCGATCCGGCGATGATGTCCACCATCATGAACCAGATGCAGGGTCTCTTCGGGCAGGGTGCTGATCCCCAGGCCCAGGCGACGTCGATCGCTCAGAAGTCGGTTCCAACCCCGGATCCTGCCGTAGGAGACGAATCGGTGAAGGCGACGACCGACGCCTTCCGACTTGCTGAGCTGTGGCTGGCCGAAGCGACAGAGTTCTCCGTGGCCAATCGCACGGCTCGAACTGTCACCCGCGCGGAGTGGGTGAGCGAGACGATGCCCGGATGGCAGAAGTTCGTGCTCCCGATCAAAGCGAACATGTCCTCTGCCCTGACAGAGACCCTTGAGACTCAGGTACCGGCGGAGATGAAGGGCATCCTCGCGGGTGCCTCGTCGATGTTCGGTTCGATGAGTGACTCGATGTTCGCGATGCAGATCGGTCAGGCTGTGGGCGCACTGTCGGAGAGCGTTCTCACCGGCACCGAGGTGGGTCTGCCGCTCCTGCCGCATGACGCTGCGGTCCTCGTCGAGACCAATGTGGAGAAGTTCGCCTCGGAGATCGATGTGGATGCCTCGGAAGTCCGGATCTACCTCGCTGCCCAAGAGCTTGCGCATCTTGCGCTGTTCGAGCGTGCCCCTTGGCTGAGCGCCCAGGTCGAGACCGCATTGACCCGCTATGCGCAGGGCCTCAAGGTCGACACTTCGCAGATCGAAGACATGGCGACCCAGATCGATCCGTCTAACATCTCCGATCTCAGCGACAACATTCGCCAGGGCCTGTTCAACCCTCCGACCACTGAGGATCAGAAGAAGGCTCTGACGAACCTGGAGAACCTCCTTGCCGTCATCGCAGGATGGGTCGATGTGGTCGTCTATTCGGCATGTGCGCATCTGCCCGGACGCGATCAGATCCGAGAGGCGCTTCGCCGCCGCCGGGCTACTGCAGGTCCGGCCGAGAAGACTTTCTCGACCCTGGTGGGCCTGGAGTTCAACCCACGGCGCCTGCGCGATGCTGCGGCGCTGTTCGGATACCTCGAGACTCAGGGCGGCACCGAGGCCAGAGACAAGGTGTTCTCACACCCCGACCTTCTGCCGACGACGCAGGACCTCGATGACCCCCTGGGATACTCGGAGCGTCGTCACGCCGAATGGACCAGCGAATCGACACTCGACGAGGCACTGAGCCGCATTCTCGCCGAGGGAATCGAAGGAACTGAGACCACCGATTCCAACACCGATTCCACATCCGACTCGAGCTCCGATTCCGACTCGGAATCCGACAACGATGAAGACACAGATGACAGCGACGGCACCGGCGGCCGCAGCGAGAACTGA